A window of Symbiobacterium terraclitae contains these coding sequences:
- a CDS encoding acyltransferase yields MPGRVHELDVLRAVSAIAVVLIHVTAAPMAALPVDAPSFLATSLINQWSRFSIPAFVLITGVVLFHTYGPQRADGGAQAAFDTRRYLYRRFQAIGVPYLVWTALYLLFRAPIEGSWAQLPATFVLATFQGTAMYQLYYIVLVFQFYLLFPLVRGLGRSRALGWIVAGALLLQGVLMWDTFYGLFTNQVTNPWLVGLLRFRDRLFPWWIGYFAVGVWTAANLRRVLTACRRLLWPLTGLAAALLAWMMVEYMGLMANGASVGFAASGFRPTAYLYSLVASFALLGFGGWVTEQDNPVSRLLLALGNHSFGIFLVHPLVLEVLLRLLRPLSLSPAPYLLLVSAAVLTGSYWLSRAIAALPFGHWIVGRTR; encoded by the coding sequence ATGCCCGGTCGAGTGCACGAACTGGACGTACTCCGAGCGGTATCCGCAATCGCGGTAGTCCTCATACACGTCACCGCCGCTCCCATGGCGGCCCTGCCCGTCGACGCTCCGTCCTTCCTGGCCACCAGCCTGATCAACCAGTGGAGCCGGTTCTCCATTCCGGCCTTCGTCCTGATCACAGGCGTCGTGCTGTTTCACACGTACGGGCCGCAGCGGGCCGATGGCGGCGCCCAGGCGGCGTTCGACACCCGCAGGTACCTGTACCGGCGGTTCCAGGCCATCGGCGTTCCCTACCTGGTCTGGACGGCGCTCTACCTGCTGTTCCGGGCGCCGATCGAGGGGAGCTGGGCGCAGCTGCCGGCCACCTTCGTGCTGGCCACCTTCCAGGGAACGGCCATGTACCAGCTCTACTACATCGTCCTCGTGTTTCAGTTCTACCTGCTCTTCCCGCTGGTCCGGGGCCTCGGCCGGAGCCGAGCGCTCGGCTGGATCGTCGCCGGCGCCCTGCTCCTGCAGGGCGTGCTGATGTGGGACACCTTCTACGGCCTCTTCACCAACCAGGTCACGAACCCCTGGCTGGTCGGCCTGCTCCGGTTCCGCGACCGGCTCTTCCCCTGGTGGATCGGCTACTTCGCCGTCGGGGTGTGGACCGCAGCCAACCTGCGCCGGGTGCTGACGGCCTGCCGCCGGCTGCTCTGGCCCCTCACCGGGTTGGCCGCCGCCCTCCTGGCCTGGATGATGGTGGAGTACATGGGCCTGATGGCGAACGGTGCGAGCGTGGGCTTTGCCGCCTCGGGCTTCCGGCCCACCGCCTACCTCTACTCCCTGGTCGCTTCCTTCGCCCTGCTGGGCTTCGGCGGGTGGGTCACGGAGCAGGATAACCCCGTGAGCAGGCTGCTGCTGGCGCTGGGCAACCACTCCTTCGGCATCTTCCTGGTCCACCCGCTCGTGCTGGAGGTCCTCCTCCGCCTCCTCCGGCCGCTGAGCCTGAGCCCGGCCCCGTACCTGCTGCTGGTGAGCGCCGCCGTGCTGACGGGGTCGTACTGGCTCAGCCGGGCCATCGCCGCCCTGCCCTTCGGCCACTGGATCGTGGGCCGCACAAGGTAG
- a CDS encoding ABC transporter permease translates to MDFVLYFLLPVCQQGLVWGLVALGVWMTFRVVNVPDLTVDGTLTTGAATAARLLTLGVHPLPATLAGFLTGAAGGAITGLIHTRLKVQPLLASIITMTGLYSINLRIMGRSNIALFNLRTLVPDDDWAQLALFAVIAGLLVLVLNLFFRTELGLALRATGDNDAMVRMLGVSSDSMRLLAFTLSNGIVGLGGALVAQYSGFADAQMGIGTIVAALAALIIGETLFGTPTVARATVSALLGSIIYRALFALALRAGFQASDLKLVTAALVVLALSVPQIKKTVRLAEGGEAR, encoded by the coding sequence ATGGATTTCGTCCTGTACTTCCTGCTGCCCGTCTGTCAACAGGGTCTGGTCTGGGGGCTGGTCGCCCTGGGCGTCTGGATGACGTTCAGGGTGGTCAACGTGCCCGACCTGACGGTTGACGGAACCCTGACCACCGGCGCGGCCACCGCCGCACGCCTGCTCACGCTCGGGGTCCACCCGCTTCCCGCCACCCTGGCCGGGTTCCTGACCGGCGCCGCCGGCGGCGCCATCACCGGGCTCATCCACACCAGGCTGAAGGTGCAGCCGCTCCTGGCCAGCATCATCACCATGACAGGCCTCTATTCGATCAACCTGCGCATCATGGGGCGCTCCAACATCGCCCTCTTCAACCTCAGGACGCTGGTGCCGGACGACGATTGGGCCCAGCTGGCCCTCTTCGCCGTCATCGCGGGGCTGCTGGTACTGGTCCTCAACCTGTTCTTCCGCACCGAGCTGGGCCTGGCCCTGCGGGCCACGGGCGACAACGACGCCATGGTGCGCATGCTGGGCGTGAGCAGCGACTCGATGCGGCTGCTGGCCTTCACGCTCTCCAACGGCATCGTGGGGCTGGGCGGCGCCCTGGTGGCGCAGTACAGCGGGTTTGCGGACGCCCAGATGGGCATCGGCACCATCGTGGCGGCGCTGGCGGCCCTGATCATCGGCGAGACGCTCTTCGGCACCCCCACCGTGGCGCGGGCCACCGTCTCGGCCCTGCTGGGCTCCATCATATACCGTGCGCTCTTCGCCCTGGCGCTCAGGGCCGGCTTCCAGGCCAGCGACCTGAAGCTGGTCACGGCTGCGCTGGTGGTCCTCGCACTCTCCGTGCCGCAGATCAAGAAGACGGTGCGCCTTGCGGAAGGGGGGGAGGCCCGGTGA
- a CDS encoding SDR family NAD(P)-dependent oxidoreductase, protein MRLVGKVALITGAGAGIGREIALRFAAEGARVVVSDIAGEKVSQVVQQITAAGGTAAGIVADVAREDEVNRMVDAAVETYGRLDVLVNNAGVVDRIMPAGEMETELWRRVLTINLDGPFYACRRALGTMVKQGSGVIVNVSSVAGVTGGRGGAAYTASKHGLIGLSKSIAQFYGSKGIRCNVLCPGAVGTGISLGGPPHEEGLQRLMKINELNPRVAAPSEIAEVALFLASDASSFVTGATLVADGGWTVL, encoded by the coding sequence ATGCGGTTGGTGGGCAAGGTGGCGTTGATTACGGGAGCGGGTGCAGGGATTGGCCGGGAGATCGCCCTGCGCTTTGCGGCGGAGGGGGCTCGGGTCGTGGTATCGGACATCGCCGGTGAGAAGGTATCCCAGGTGGTGCAGCAGATCACGGCGGCCGGCGGGACGGCCGCGGGCATCGTAGCCGACGTCGCCCGTGAGGACGAGGTGAACCGCATGGTGGACGCCGCCGTGGAGACCTACGGCCGGCTGGACGTGCTCGTCAACAACGCCGGTGTGGTGGACCGCATCATGCCGGCGGGCGAAATGGAGACCGAACTGTGGCGCAGGGTGCTGACCATCAACCTCGACGGCCCGTTCTATGCCTGCCGGCGCGCCCTCGGCACGATGGTGAAGCAGGGCAGCGGGGTCATCGTCAACGTCTCTTCCGTGGCCGGCGTCACCGGTGGGCGGGGCGGCGCGGCCTACACCGCCTCGAAGCACGGGCTGATCGGCCTCTCGAAGTCCATCGCCCAGTTCTACGGCAGCAAGGGCATCCGCTGCAACGTGCTCTGCCCGGGCGCAGTCGGCACGGGCATCAGCCTGGGCGGACCTCCCCACGAGGAGGGACTCCAGCGGTTGATGAAGATCAACGAGCTGAACCCCAGGGTCGCGGCGCCGAGCGAGATCGCAGAGGTGGCGCTCTTCCTGGCCTCGGACGCTTCCAGCTTCGTCACCGGCGCCACGCTCGTGGCTGACGGCGGCTGGACCGTGCTATAG
- a CDS encoding ABC transporter substrate-binding protein — MRRVLAVLLTAMLVLAGCGGGSSQPQGSGSSSGSASNSTQGSQQTGSGQQNTAGPIQIGLTQIVEHPALDATRQGIIDGLAEAGYVDGQQIKIEFQSAQGEPTIAQQIAEKFVADKKDLIIAIATPSAQAAVQATKSNPIPVIFSAITDPVGAGLVADLQKPGGHVTGASDLVPVKVQMELFQRLGIDVANLGVIYNAGEANSVALMNDIRAAAGELGLSVVEAMVANAAEVQQAAQSLVGRVDGLYLITDNTLAQGVASVIEIANSRKIPAISSVESYVEQGALATLGLNYYLHGKLTAEIIVDVLEGRNPGDLPVRYNEDLTLMVNTKTAEILGLDIPAAVLEEAQKVGE, encoded by the coding sequence GTGCGTCGAGTGCTTGCAGTGCTTCTCACCGCCATGCTCGTGCTGGCCGGGTGTGGCGGGGGCTCATCGCAGCCCCAGGGTTCCGGCAGCAGCTCCGGGTCGGCTTCGAACAGCACCCAGGGCAGCCAGCAGACCGGTTCGGGCCAGCAGAACACGGCGGGGCCGATCCAGATCGGCCTCACCCAGATCGTGGAGCACCCGGCGCTGGACGCAACCCGGCAGGGCATCATCGACGGGCTGGCTGAGGCCGGGTACGTGGACGGCCAGCAGATCAAGATCGAGTTCCAGTCGGCCCAGGGCGAGCCCACGATCGCGCAGCAGATCGCGGAGAAGTTCGTGGCCGACAAGAAAGACCTGATCATCGCCATCGCCACGCCCAGCGCGCAGGCGGCGGTCCAGGCGACGAAGAGCAACCCGATCCCCGTGATCTTCAGCGCCATCACGGACCCGGTGGGGGCCGGCCTGGTGGCCGATCTGCAGAAGCCCGGCGGCCACGTGACCGGGGCGTCTGACCTGGTGCCGGTCAAGGTGCAGATGGAGCTCTTCCAGCGGCTGGGGATCGACGTCGCAAACCTCGGCGTCATCTACAACGCCGGCGAGGCCAACTCCGTGGCCCTGATGAACGACATCCGGGCGGCTGCCGGCGAGCTGGGGCTAAGCGTCGTCGAGGCCATGGTGGCCAACGCCGCTGAGGTGCAGCAGGCGGCCCAGTCGCTGGTGGGCCGGGTTGACGGGCTCTACCTCATCACCGACAACACCCTCGCCCAGGGCGTCGCCTCGGTCATCGAGATCGCGAACTCCCGGAAGATCCCGGCGATCTCCTCGGTGGAGAGCTACGTCGAGCAGGGCGCCCTGGCGACCCTCGGGCTGAACTACTACCTGCACGGCAAGCTGACGGCCGAGATCATCGTCGACGTGCTGGAGGGCAGGAACCCGGGCGACCTGCCCGTGCGGTACAACGAGGACCTCACCCTGATGGTCAACACGAAGACCGCGGAGATCCTCGGCCTCGACATCCCGGCGGCTGTGCTGGAGGAGGCCCAGAAGGTCGGCGAGTGA
- a CDS encoding VUT family protein, giving the protein MLILLYLAAIVAANLSVAYFGPYVSIINSFLFIGLDITTRDALHERWEGKHLWAKMALLILAGSVLSWVLNRDAGRIALASFVAFAAAGAADTVVYHLMRHQPKLRRVNGSNTVSAAVDSVVFPTLAFGMLMPTIVAGQFLAKVAGGYIWALLLNRLFWRQEQVPQR; this is encoded by the coding sequence ATGCTCATTCTGCTGTACCTCGCGGCGATCGTGGCCGCCAACCTCTCGGTGGCCTACTTTGGCCCTTACGTCAGCATCATCAACTCGTTCCTCTTCATCGGCCTGGACATCACCACCCGGGACGCGCTGCACGAGCGGTGGGAGGGCAAGCACCTCTGGGCCAAGATGGCCCTGCTGATCCTGGCCGGCTCCGTGCTTTCCTGGGTGCTCAACCGCGACGCCGGCCGGATCGCCCTGGCCTCGTTCGTCGCCTTCGCCGCCGCCGGCGCCGCCGATACCGTCGTGTACCACCTGATGCGCCACCAGCCCAAGCTGCGGCGCGTGAACGGATCCAACACGGTGTCGGCCGCGGTGGATTCCGTGGTCTTCCCCACGCTGGCCTTCGGCATGCTCATGCCCACCATCGTGGCAGGCCAGTTCCTGGCCAAGGTGGCCGGCGGCTACATCTGGGCCTTGCTGCTGAATCGGCTGTTCTGGCGCCAGGAGCAGGTGCCGCAGCGCTGA
- a CDS encoding MBOAT family O-acyltransferase, which yields MLFHSPEFVLTMLAALLLYWLFPRTRIPVLAVANIVFYAASGWQYLLLFLAMSALTYWLSRAIARGVRPRLLLVAGVVANLLNLGIFKYTAFAVSNLERLLHLGLDPRLFQLVLPVGISFYTFQLLAYLVDVYRGQVPPARSLVEFWVFIAFFGQLIAGPIMRAEDFLPQVENQDRIRFQPREFKLGAFLFTIGLLKKVLLADQVAPLADSLFAQASYLGALESWIAAYLFAFQIYFDFSAYSDMALGVGHLFGLTLTPNFDTPYLAGNPPEFWRRWHITLSRWIRDYIYIPLGGSRRGEWRAAAALLTAMGLSGLWHGAAWTFVLWGLYHGLLSVGHRLWRRFVLTRFRWPLPDRAVRWASVFLMFQATTVGWVFFRAEGARIALHMVRQMLTLADLHFTRINALYLGLIVFLALLHVAEFWFRHRQAEIYDLWTRMVPSPVRALAYTAVVVLIAIVSAPRQAAFIYFRF from the coding sequence TTGCTGTTTCACAGTCCTGAGTTTGTCCTGACCATGCTGGCCGCACTGCTGCTGTACTGGCTGTTTCCCCGGACGCGCATCCCCGTGCTGGCGGTGGCCAACATCGTCTTCTACGCCGCCTCGGGATGGCAGTACCTCCTGCTGTTCCTCGCGATGTCGGCCCTCACCTACTGGCTCTCCCGCGCGATCGCCCGGGGCGTTCGCCCCCGGCTCCTGCTGGTGGCCGGCGTCGTGGCCAACCTGCTCAACCTGGGCATCTTCAAGTACACCGCCTTCGCCGTCAGCAACCTGGAACGGCTCCTGCACCTGGGCCTCGATCCCCGCCTGTTCCAGCTGGTGCTCCCGGTGGGCATCAGCTTCTACACCTTCCAGCTGCTCGCCTACCTCGTGGACGTCTACCGGGGGCAGGTGCCGCCGGCCCGCAGCCTCGTGGAGTTCTGGGTCTTCATCGCCTTCTTCGGCCAGCTGATCGCCGGGCCGATCATGCGGGCGGAGGACTTCCTGCCCCAGGTGGAAAACCAGGACCGGATCCGGTTTCAGCCCCGCGAGTTCAAGCTGGGCGCCTTCCTCTTCACCATCGGCCTCCTGAAGAAGGTGCTCCTGGCCGACCAGGTGGCGCCGCTGGCCGACTCCCTCTTCGCACAGGCGAGCTACCTGGGTGCGCTCGAGTCGTGGATCGCCGCCTACCTTTTCGCCTTCCAGATCTACTTCGACTTCTCCGCCTACAGCGACATGGCGCTGGGGGTGGGCCACCTCTTCGGCCTGACCCTCACGCCCAACTTCGACACCCCCTACCTGGCCGGGAACCCGCCGGAGTTCTGGCGCCGGTGGCACATCACCCTCTCCCGCTGGATCCGGGACTACATCTATATCCCCCTCGGGGGCTCCCGCCGCGGGGAGTGGCGGGCCGCAGCCGCCCTGCTGACCGCCATGGGCCTCTCCGGACTGTGGCACGGCGCCGCCTGGACCTTCGTGCTCTGGGGCCTCTACCACGGCCTGCTGTCGGTTGGCCATCGCCTCTGGCGGCGCTTCGTCCTCACCCGATTCCGCTGGCCCCTGCCCGACCGGGCAGTGCGCTGGGCCTCGGTCTTCCTGATGTTCCAGGCGACGACGGTGGGCTGGGTGTTCTTCCGGGCCGAGGGGGCGCGGATCGCCCTGCACATGGTGCGCCAGATGCTGACGCTGGCCGACCTGCACTTCACCCGGATCAATGCCCTCTACCTCGGCCTGATCGTCTTCCTGGCGCTGCTTCACGTGGCCGAGTTCTGGTTCCGGCACCGGCAGGCCGAGATCTACGACCTCTGGACCCGAATGGTGCCCAGCCCGGTGCGGGCCCTGGCCTACACCGCGGTGGTGGTGCTGATCGCCATCGTCTCCGCGCCGAGGCAGGCCGCCTTCATCTACTTCCGCTTCTAG
- a CDS encoding CPBP family glutamic-type intramembrane protease, whose product MPVSRFWSSVWTVVGFLLLLAFLQGLADRVAILFGLLPWVAPGVAQWALAVSRAVVPIWGALTYVDWRWGWKSDNAGLRQTPAARFWLLPGLAGGLALAGAGFLIANWGRVPQPDLAPVPLLQAALAAVALFGTELIFRGILASRFAQDLSGREALLLTLAGPVVWGVFAPVIGQMFLVDIPHPSIDGLGAVALSLLLSLLFLQTQSAWLVAGVHIGLDLGRRLLGLAFSDAALFLVSAVPAAVLFWLEYERIRRIRRPGPRGGPRRVVYGKTVRGPWGQH is encoded by the coding sequence ATGCCCGTCAGCCGATTCTGGTCCTCGGTGTGGACGGTTGTCGGCTTCCTGCTGCTGCTGGCGTTCCTCCAGGGCCTGGCCGACCGGGTGGCGATCCTCTTCGGCCTCCTGCCCTGGGTGGCGCCGGGCGTCGCCCAGTGGGCGCTGGCCGTCAGCCGCGCCGTCGTGCCCATCTGGGGCGCGCTCACCTACGTGGACTGGCGGTGGGGGTGGAAGTCCGACAACGCAGGTCTGCGCCAGACGCCCGCGGCGCGGTTCTGGCTGCTTCCCGGCCTGGCCGGGGGGCTGGCGCTCGCCGGGGCGGGTTTCCTGATCGCCAACTGGGGGCGCGTGCCCCAGCCGGACCTGGCGCCTGTGCCGCTGCTCCAGGCGGCCCTGGCCGCCGTGGCGCTGTTCGGCACTGAGCTTATCTTCCGCGGCATCCTCGCCTCCCGATTCGCCCAGGACCTCTCCGGCCGGGAAGCCCTGCTCCTGACGCTGGCCGGCCCGGTCGTCTGGGGCGTGTTCGCCCCCGTGATCGGGCAGATGTTCCTCGTGGATATCCCCCACCCTTCCATCGACGGGCTGGGGGCTGTGGCCCTCTCCCTTCTGCTGAGCCTGCTCTTCCTGCAGACGCAGTCCGCCTGGCTGGTGGCGGGCGTGCACATCGGGCTGGACCTGGGCCGGCGCCTGCTGGGGCTGGCCTTCTCCGACGCCGCGCTGTTCCTCGTCTCCGCCGTACCCGCGGCCGTGCTCTTCTGGCTGGAGTACGAGCGCATACGGCGCATCCGGCGGCCCGGTCCCCGCGGCGGCCCCAGGCGGGTGGTGTACGGCAAGACGGTCCGCGGCCCGTGGGGGCAGCACTAG
- a CDS encoding serpin family protein — translation MIIPTILRAPTALLFLGLFLAACGSTLPGPGNAGLAAPPPRPESVNPELARAADRFGVRLLRAVYAQRPGENLFLSPASAQVILTLAANGARGETQQEMLSALGYGDMALEAVNQGMRDLRGIMAHPGEKVELTTANAVWHQRGITVAPDFLSVATQQYGAQVSETTFGQPAAAEAINRWVSDQTRGRIPQLVDRTREDDRMWLVNALYFKGTWQQPFDPALTSERPFHLPGGATREIPFMHQTNGFGYLSEEGLTGVRLPYGQGDLALYLFMPDEWEGFVEGLTPERYADWIAAMGHRRIQLAVPKVKLTDRAELVEPLMAMGMQRAFVPGQADLTGLFTDSPALYISRVIQKTFLEINEEGTEAAAATGVGVTLTSAPVDPPPVVVLDRPFLLAIRDDRTGITLFLGAIVDPA, via the coding sequence ATGATTATCCCGACGATCCTGCGGGCACCGACAGCGCTTCTGTTCCTGGGACTCTTCCTGGCGGCGTGCGGCAGCACGCTGCCCGGCCCCGGCAACGCGGGGCTGGCGGCTCCCCCGCCCCGCCCCGAATCGGTGAACCCGGAGCTGGCCAGGGCCGCCGACCGCTTCGGCGTCCGCCTGCTGCGGGCGGTGTACGCACAGCGGCCCGGGGAGAACCTCTTCCTGTCGCCCGCCAGCGCGCAGGTGATCCTCACCCTTGCCGCCAACGGCGCCCGGGGCGAGACGCAGCAGGAGATGCTCAGCGCCCTCGGCTACGGCGACATGGCCCTGGAGGCCGTCAACCAGGGCATGCGCGACCTGCGCGGCATCATGGCCCACCCCGGCGAGAAGGTCGAGCTGACCACGGCCAACGCCGTCTGGCATCAGAGGGGCATCACGGTGGCCCCCGACTTCCTGAGCGTGGCCACGCAGCAGTACGGGGCGCAGGTGAGCGAGACCACCTTCGGCCAGCCCGCAGCGGCCGAGGCCATCAACCGCTGGGTCTCCGATCAGACCCGCGGCCGGATCCCGCAGCTGGTGGACCGGACGCGCGAGGACGACCGGATGTGGCTCGTAAACGCGCTCTACTTCAAGGGGACGTGGCAGCAGCCGTTCGATCCTGCCCTGACCAGCGAGCGCCCCTTCCACCTGCCCGGAGGTGCCACCAGGGAGATCCCCTTCATGCACCAGACGAACGGCTTCGGCTACCTGAGCGAGGAGGGGCTCACCGGGGTTCGCCTGCCCTACGGCCAGGGCGACCTGGCGCTCTACCTGTTCATGCCTGACGAGTGGGAGGGCTTTGTGGAGGGGCTCACCCCCGAGCGGTACGCGGACTGGATCGCCGCGATGGGCCACCGGCGCATCCAACTCGCCGTGCCTAAGGTGAAACTGACCGACCGGGCCGAGCTGGTGGAGCCCCTGATGGCCATGGGCATGCAGCGGGCCTTCGTGCCCGGGCAGGCCGACCTGACCGGCCTGTTCACCGACAGCCCGGCGCTTTACATCAGCCGGGTGATCCAGAAGACCTTCCTGGAGATCAACGAGGAGGGGACGGAGGCGGCGGCTGCAACCGGGGTCGGCGTCACCCTCACCAGCGCGCCCGTCGACCCGCCTCCGGTGGTCGTGCTGGACCGGCCGTTCCTGCTGGCCATCCGTGACGACCGCACAGGCATCACCCTCTTCCTGGGCGCGATCGTCGATCCGGCGTAG
- a CDS encoding serpin family protein, with the protein MRIPDRRRAVLAPLAAALLAALLLSGCGVAGLAAHPPRPASVDPALAQAADRFGVSLLQAVAAARPGENLFLSPLSAQVILGLTANGARGATQAEMLEALGYGGMDLAAVNAANQDLRGLLADPDPRVAISTANAIWYQSGFAVEPSFRRVAEGEYGAEVQATRFGTPEAAAAINRWVSRRTRGRIAQLVQETHADLRMVLVNALYFKGEWEKQFNPGRTEPRPFHRLDGTEAEVPFMHQTETFGYLAEEGLVGVRLPYGGGDLALYVFMPDEWEGFVEGLTPERYQGWVAAMAEERVRLAFPKVRLTDRHELNDALMALGMERAFDPQRADFSGLFEASEPLYIDWVIQNTFLEINEEGTEAAAATAVSTRSGSAPPRALPEVVLDRPFLLAIRDDRTGVTLFLGAIVDPAGAERRG; encoded by the coding sequence ATGCGGATACCGGACCGGAGACGTGCTGTGTTGGCCCCGCTCGCCGCAGCCCTGCTGGCGGCGCTGCTCCTGAGCGGCTGCGGGGTGGCCGGGCTGGCGGCGCATCCGCCCCGCCCCGCCTCGGTGGATCCCGCGCTGGCGCAGGCCGCTGACCGCTTCGGCGTCAGCCTGCTGCAGGCGGTCGCCGCGGCGCGGCCGGGCGAGAACCTGTTCCTCTCGCCCCTCAGCGCCCAGGTGATCCTGGGCCTCACCGCCAACGGCGCCAGGGGCGCGACGCAGGCGGAGATGCTCGAGGCGCTGGGCTACGGCGGCATGGACCTGGCCGCGGTCAACGCCGCCAACCAGGACCTGCGGGGGCTGCTGGCCGATCCCGACCCCCGGGTGGCGATCTCCACGGCCAACGCCATCTGGTACCAGAGCGGTTTCGCCGTGGAGCCGTCCTTCCGCCGGGTGGCCGAGGGCGAGTACGGGGCTGAGGTGCAGGCGACCCGCTTTGGCACGCCGGAGGCCGCCGCCGCCATCAACCGATGGGTGTCCCGCCGTACCCGCGGGCGCATTGCCCAGCTGGTCCAGGAGACCCACGCCGATCTGCGCATGGTGCTGGTGAACGCCCTCTACTTCAAGGGCGAGTGGGAGAAGCAGTTCAATCCCGGCCGCACGGAGCCCCGGCCCTTCCACCGGCTGGACGGGACCGAGGCAGAGGTTCCGTTCATGCACCAGACGGAGACCTTCGGCTACCTGGCGGAGGAGGGGCTCGTGGGCGTGCGCCTGCCCTACGGCGGGGGCGACCTCGCACTGTACGTCTTCATGCCGGACGAATGGGAGGGCTTCGTCGAAGGGCTCACCCCCGAGCGGTATCAGGGCTGGGTTGCCGCCATGGCGGAGGAGCGGGTCCGGCTGGCCTTCCCGAAGGTTCGGCTGACCGACCGGCACGAGCTCAACGACGCGCTGATGGCGCTGGGCATGGAGCGGGCCTTCGACCCCCAGCGGGCCGACTTCAGCGGGCTGTTCGAGGCCAGCGAGCCCCTGTACATCGACTGGGTCATTCAGAACACCTTCCTGGAGATCAACGAGGAGGGCACCGAGGCGGCCGCCGCAACCGCGGTGAGCACGAGGTCCGGCAGCGCGCCGCCCCGGGCGCTGCCCGAGGTGGTGCTGGACCGGCCCTTCCTGCTGGCGATCCGCGACGACCGCACCGGCGTCACGCTGTTCCTGGGGGCCATCGTCGACCCGGCCGGAGCAGAGCGCCGCGGTTGA
- a CDS encoding ABC transporter ATP-binding protein, with translation MTGLSIEGLQKTFFPGTVNEVKALRGIDLHLAPGEFVTVVGSNGAGKSTLLNSIAGVITPDRGRILLEGVDVTRQSEVERARRIGRVLQNPLAGTAPSLTVAENLALALARGRSRGLRWALNAGRRRQFAEELAHLGLGLEKRLDDRVGLLSGGQRQALSLLMATLQRPDILLLDEHTAALDPRAASLIADLTNRWVRQHRLTTLMITHNLEQAIRLGDRLIMMHEGRILFTVGGAEKQSLTIDGLRSAFERVRGEGFNYDRAVLAD, from the coding sequence GTGACCGGACTCTCCATCGAGGGGCTGCAGAAGACGTTCTTCCCCGGGACGGTCAACGAGGTGAAGGCGCTGCGGGGCATCGACCTGCACCTGGCGCCCGGCGAGTTCGTCACGGTGGTCGGGTCCAACGGCGCCGGCAAGTCGACCCTGCTCAACTCCATCGCCGGGGTCATCACGCCCGACCGGGGGAGGATCCTGCTGGAGGGCGTCGACGTCACCCGGCAGTCGGAGGTGGAGCGGGCCCGGCGCATCGGCCGGGTGCTGCAGAACCCCCTGGCGGGCACCGCCCCGAGCCTGACCGTGGCGGAGAACCTCGCCCTGGCCCTCGCCCGGGGGCGCAGCCGGGGGCTCCGGTGGGCGCTGAACGCGGGGAGGCGCCGGCAGTTCGCGGAGGAGCTGGCCCACCTGGGGCTCGGCCTGGAGAAGCGGCTGGACGACCGGGTCGGCCTGCTCTCGGGTGGCCAGCGGCAGGCCCTGAGCCTCCTGATGGCCACCCTGCAGCGCCCGGACATCCTGCTTCTGGACGAGCACACCGCCGCCCTGGACCCGCGCGCCGCATCGCTCATCGCCGACCTGACCAACCGCTGGGTACGGCAGCACCGGCTGACGACCCTGATGATCACCCACAACCTGGAGCAGGCCATCCGGCTGGGTGACCGGCTGATCATGATGCACGAGGGGCGCATCCTGTTCACCGTCGGCGGCGCCGAGAAGCAGAGCCTCACCATCGACGGCCTGCGCAGCGCCTTCGAGCGGGTGCGGGGCGAGGGGTTCAACTACGACCGGGCCGTGCTGGCCGACTAG